The genomic window AAGGAAGGTGTCGTGATTTATGGAAAATAGACTTTCAGATTTATCAAAATATCGCCTGGAAAAAGCGAAAGAGGATTTAGAAGCATCAGAGCTTATGCTGAAGAACGGAAAATTTTCTCAATCGATTAATCGCTCTTACTACGCCATTTTTCATGCTGTTAGAGCCCTGCTGGCACATGATAAATTCGACTCACAAAAACATTCAGGAATAATTTCTTATTTCAACCAGCATTATGTGAAGACAGGGAAAATTGAGATTGAATTTTCAAGAATGCTAACTTCGGCCTTTAAGATTAGAAGCGATAGTGACTACAA from candidate division KSB1 bacterium includes these protein-coding regions:
- a CDS encoding HEPN domain-containing protein, producing MENRLSDLSKYRLEKAKEDLEASELMLKNGKFSQSINRSYYAIFHAVRALLAHDKFDSQKHSGIISYFNQHYVKTGKIEIEFSRMLTSAFKIRSDSDYKDFYVVAQEDAELQLENAKKFLKRIQAFLESLLE